The nucleotide sequence GGCTTAATTGTTGAGCGGGGCTTTAGTAGGGGGTTGTTGTTGCCGCAGGTTCCTGTGGAGTGGGGCTGGGACGAGGAAGAGTTCCTGATCCAATGCTGCATAAAAGCAGGTGTATCCCCAGACAGCTGGCTAAGCAAAGACACGCGCATCTACAAGTTCACAGCCATAATCTTCGAAGAACAACAACCCAACGGCGAAGCCAAACGCAAACCCCTCTCCTAAAAGCAGTTTAGGACAACAAGTCTTCTATGATTTGAGCAGCGCGTTTTAAGCCGTCGTACTGGTTTGAGGCTTCGTTGAGTCTGGTTATGTTTTGTTTGTAGGCTGCGTGGTTTGTTTGGATTTGCTGCATGGCATGTCGGAGTTGGCGTTTATTTTTTGCAGTAATTGAGCAGTGCATGTCGGATAGTTTTGTGGCGTTGGCGAGTTGTTCAGCTTGTGTCGGAATGCAGATGCTGGGTTTGGCGTATTTGACAACTTCGAAACAGGTTATGTGCCCCCCGCTAAAGATAACTGTCGAGGCGTTTTGCATGCATTGTCGGCGTTCTTCTGCAGAAAGCCATGTGTGGACGTCGCAGTTGCCGATTCTGACGGATTTACGAGCTTCACCAGGCATGCCTAAGCTTATTACGCCCGTCACGCCGAGTTCTTGGAAGATAGGAAGCATCATCTGCATTAGCTTGGAGCGGGTGCCAAATGGACCGCTAATGGGTGCGAAGACATATTTGTCGGAGCCTGCTGTCGGAGTGGTGTCGAAGAAGCTGCCGACGTACTCGGTTTTGTCGGATACGCCAACGTGTTGCAGGTTGCCGATGTTGTAGTCGCAGATTGTGTCTGGTGGGGGGTTGTCGGGTATTATGATTTTGGCGCAGTCTTTCACGTAGCGCTCTGTGAATCGTTCGCCAGGGCTTAGCAGCGCAGAGAAGCCGTAGCTGGGGCGTATGAGGTTGGTGATGTAGACGGCGGGTATTTTCCATCGGTGGGCTAGGCGTAGCGCGTTTATGTCGCCGTCGGCTATTAGCATGTCTGGCTGGATTTCATGTATGTTGCGTCGCAGGTCATAGTAGCGGCGGATAACTTCCATGGCGTTGGAGGATTTGATTTGGAGTTTGCCGTTTTCGCCATCAAAGTAGGGCAGCGGAAACAGGGTGTTGATTAACGATGCGGAGGTTAGGATGCCGCTGCTGTTTTCGTACCATGCAGTTGGAGTGGCGAAGTAAACGTTATTGAAGACCTCGTTGAGCACAGAGTAGGCTTTGCCGCCTGAAAAAAAGAACAGTTCATGCCCGTTTTGCTCTAAACGTTTGCCCAAAGCCATAGTTCGGGAAGCATGCCCCAAACCCAACTCAGAACACGCATACATCAACCGCATAACCCTAACATTGAAACAGCCATTTATTTTAGATTATCCACAATCCAAACAAACAAGCCCAACACAGCCCAAGCAGCAACGGCAAATCAGGGAGGGAAAAAGGGTTTTAAGCGCAAAAAGGCAAAGTTAGGGTATGTTTGTTCCACGCAGGGTTTTGGAAGAGAAGCTTTTAGAGTTTGTAGCTGAAGACGTTGGACAAGGAGACGTAACGGCAGCAGCAGTTATTCCCGCGGGGCTAAAAGCGAAAGCAGTTGTTTTAGCTAAAGCAAAGGGCATAGTTGCAGGCGTTGAGGAAGTGGAGGTTTTGGCGCAGGCGTTTGGGTTACAATCCACGGTGCAGGTTACAGACGGCTCACAAGTCAAAAAGGGACAGGTTCTTTTAGAGCTTACAGGAGATGCCCAAACAATACTTTGCGTTGAACGCACCCTACTAAACTTGCTTTCACGCATGAGCGGCATAGCCACAACCACCCACAAAATCGCAGACAAACTAAAACAAGCCAACATAAAAACCCGCATAGCCGCAACCCGCAAGACCTCGTTGGGGTTTTTGTATTTTGACAAGAAAGCCGTCATGGTGGGCGGTGGGGATTCGCATAGGCTGCATTTGGATGATTTGGTTTTGATAAAGGATAATCATTTGGCTTTGGCAGGCGGCTTGGAAAACGCTTTGGAACGCGCCAAGCAGAACGTGTCAGCTTACAAGAAAATCGAAGTAGAAGTCACCTCCGCTGTAGATGCGGTTAAAGCAGTGCAGTTAGGAGCAGACGTGGTTATGCTGGACAATTTTGCGCCCAAGCAAATTAGGGAGTCGGTGGCGTTGCTGGAGGAGGCAGGTGTTTTGGGCAAGGTCCTGTTGGAAGTTAGCGGCGGCGTAACCGAGCAGAACATAGAAGAGTTCGCCGTGCAGGGCGTGGACATAATTAGTTTGGGGGCGCTAACGCACAGCGTGGAAGCGTTGGACATCAGCTTGAAAATGACCCCGCTCTGAAAACTCGTTATATGCCAAACAGTAGCAACGCGAGCACCATAAGGTTCATGGATGCGTGTGCGGTTGCGGCGGTGGTGTAGTTCCATCGGTGATAAATGTAGCCCAAGGCAAATCCGCCTACAAAAGAGGCTATGATGTATACGAATTCAGGGTCGAAGTGGAAGAGCCCAAATACCAAGGCGGAAACTATGGCGGCGGGCAG is from Candidatus Bathyarchaeota archaeon and encodes:
- the nadC gene encoding carboxylating nicotinate-nucleotide diphosphorylase, producing the protein MFVPRRVLEEKLLEFVAEDVGQGDVTAAAVIPAGLKAKAVVLAKAKGIVAGVEEVEVLAQAFGLQSTVQVTDGSQVKKGQVLLELTGDAQTILCVERTLLNLLSRMSGIATTTHKIADKLKQANIKTRIAATRKTSLGFLYFDKKAVMVGGGDSHRLHLDDLVLIKDNHLALAGGLENALERAKQNVSAYKKIEVEVTSAVDAVKAVQLGADVVMLDNFAPKQIRESVALLEEAGVLGKVLLEVSGGVTEQNIEEFAVQGVDIISLGALTHSVEALDISLKMTPL